The following coding sequences are from one Musa acuminata AAA Group cultivar baxijiao chromosome BXJ2-4, Cavendish_Baxijiao_AAA, whole genome shotgun sequence window:
- the LOC135610642 gene encoding calcium-dependent protein kinase 26-like: MAVAKGNSRDPPYNCYKVPGLSNPILETPHISYLEDRYVLLEELGWGQFGVIRACSDMLTGESVACKSIAKDRLVTPEDIRSIKLEIEVMARLSGHPNVVDLKAVYEDNDYVHLVMELCAGGELFHRLEKHGCFSEHEAAVLFRHLMEVVMYCHDKGVVHRDLKPENILLATKSLSSPIKLADFGLATYIKPGQNLSGTVGSPFYIAPEVLSGGYNEAADVWSSGVILYILLSGMPPFWGKTKSRIFESVRSAELRFPSDPWQSISDSAKDLIGGMLCRDPTQRLTAKQVLDHSWITEHTQQPEVSCGQCHEVSFTPGDLGNSSFSTPLVSASRDVSFSTSSLIPCQRVEDHSLPAFTCRSSCSSFIVDVPFSSTISFSFQNGCESDGMRFCSQMPVVPSFAFFMPEQQKPFSFTSEELKIKASQTDSSLRKLSVLPYSAACSSRDLRELDHKGLEARRGLGTNSRAIGIHSRRNHTIGLGERDQLDLVVSESVIRWASCTHLSSAPSLRSSLVC, from the exons ATGGCTGTTGCCAAGGGCAACAGCAGAGATCCACCTTACAACTGCTACAAGGTCCCTGGCCTCAGTAATCCCATCCTAGAAACCCCCCATATATCATACCTTGAGGACCGATATGTTTTACTGGAAGAATTGGGTTGGGGACAATTCGGAGTTATCAGGGCTTGCTCTGACATGCTTACCGGAGAGTCGGTCGCCTGCAAGTCTATTGCCAAGGATCGTCTTGTCACGCCTGAGGATATCCGGAGCATCAAGCTTGAGATCGAGGTCATGGCACGGCTCTCAGGCCACCCCAACGTTGTCGACCTCAAGGCTGTATATGAGGATAATGACTATGTGCATCTTGTGATGGAGCTCTGTGCTGGTGGCGAGCTTTTTCACCGGCTTGAGAAGCATGGTTGCTTCTCTGAACATGAGGCTGCTGTTCTCTTCCGGCATCTCATGGAAGTCGTGATGTACTGCCATGACAAAGGTGTGGTTCACAGGGACCTGAAGCCGGAGAACATTTTGCTGGCTACAAAGTCTTTATCTTCACCAATCAAACTGGCAGACTTTGGACTAGCTACTTATATCAAGCCAG GGCAGAACTTGTCTGGGACTGTTGGAAGTCCATTTTACATTGCACCAGAGGTATTGTCTGGGGGATACAATGAAGCAGCTGATGTATGGAGTTCTGGAGTGATTCTTTACATTCTTCTTAGTGGAATGCCACCCTTTTGGGGGAAGACCAAATCAAGGATATTTGAATCAGTTAGGTCTGCAGAGCTACGATTTCCATCTGATCCATGGCAAAGCATATCTGACTCTGCAAAGGACTTAATTGGAGGAATGTTATGTAGAGATCCTACTCAGAGACTCACAGCTAAACAGGTTTTAG ATCATTCCTGGATAACAGAACACACACAGCAACCAGAAGTCTCATGCGGGCAATGCCATGAAGTCAGTTTTACACCGGGAGACCTGGGAAACTCTTCATTCTCTACCCCTCTTGTGTCTGCAAGCCGTGATGTCAGCTTCAGTACTAGTTCCCTCATTCCCTGCCAGAGAGTTGAAGACCATTCTTTGCCTGCATTCACATGCAGATCATCATGCTCCTCATTTATTGTTGATGTTCCATTCTCTTCTACTATCAGCTTCTCTTTCCAGAATGGCTGTGAATCGGATGGCATGAGATTCTGCTCACAAATGCCGGTGGTGCCAAGTTTTGCTTTCTTCATGCCTGAGCAACAAAAACCATTCAGTTTTACGAGTGAAGAATTAAAGATCAAGGCATCTCAGACTG ACTCAAGCTTGAGGAAGCTCTCTGTGTTACCCTACTCGGCTGCATGCTCTAGTCGAGACTTAAGAGAATTGGATCATAAAGGGCTTGAAGCTAGAAGAGGACTTGGAACTAATTCCAGAGCCATTGGCATCCACAGCAGAAGGAACCACACCATCGGGCTTGGTGAGCGTGACCAGCTTGATCTTGTGGTTTCGGAGTCGGTCATACGTTGGGCATCATGCACGCACCTCTCAAGTGCACCGTCCCTTAGGTCCTCCCTTGTATGTTGA